A portion of the Bacillus sp. es.034 genome contains these proteins:
- a CDS encoding ABC transporter substrate-binding protein: protein MKKWLRSGLGVLLILILTIGLTACGEKEEAVQKVRVAEVTRSIFYAPEYVAIEKGFFKEEGLDIELTTTWGGDKTMTTLLSNGADVALVGSETSIYVHAQGSDDPVINFAQITQTDGTFLVSREKVENFEWDQLKGSTFLGQRKGGMPQMVGEFVLKNHGIDPQNDLNLIQNIDFANVANAFASGTGDYVQLFEPTASIFEQEGKGHIVASFGTESGHVPYTTFMAKDSYMKENKETVEKFTKALYKAQQWVADHSAADIAKVIEPYFEDTKVDLIETVVDRYKSQGSFATDPILDEDEWNNLQAIMDEAGELPQSIDHKTLVNTSIAEKASK, encoded by the coding sequence TTGAAAAAATGGCTTCGAAGCGGTTTAGGAGTTCTCCTCATTCTCATATTGACCATCGGATTGACTGCCTGTGGGGAAAAAGAGGAGGCTGTCCAAAAGGTTCGTGTAGCGGAAGTGACCCGCTCGATTTTTTATGCACCTGAATATGTAGCGATCGAAAAAGGATTCTTTAAAGAAGAAGGTCTCGACATTGAGCTGACCACCACATGGGGTGGGGATAAGACGATGACCACCCTATTATCAAACGGTGCGGATGTCGCATTGGTGGGTTCTGAAACGTCCATCTACGTCCATGCTCAAGGGTCGGATGATCCCGTCATCAACTTCGCTCAAATAACCCAAACCGACGGTACGTTCCTCGTCTCCAGGGAAAAGGTGGAGAACTTCGAATGGGATCAGCTGAAGGGTTCAACCTTCCTTGGCCAGCGTAAAGGCGGCATGCCGCAAATGGTCGGGGAATTCGTGTTGAAGAATCACGGCATCGATCCGCAGAACGATTTAAATCTAATCCAGAACATTGATTTCGCCAATGTTGCCAATGCTTTTGCATCCGGTACCGGCGACTATGTCCAATTATTCGAACCGACCGCCTCCATCTTTGAACAAGAGGGCAAAGGACATATCGTCGCTTCCTTTGGCACCGAATCAGGGCATGTGCCATACACGACCTTCATGGCGAAAGACAGTTATATGAAAGAAAACAAAGAAACGGTGGAGAAATTCACGAAAGCCCTTTACAAAGCTCAGCAATGGGTGGCAGATCATTCAGCGGCCGACATCGCCAAAGTGATTGAGCCATACTTTGAAGATACGAAAGTGGACCTGATTGAAACGGTTGTCGACCGGTATAAATCACAAGGCTCTTTCGCAACAGACCCAATCCTGGATGAAGATGAGTGGAACAATCTTCAAGCCATCATGGATGAAGCAGGGGAACTCCCTCAGTCCATCGATCACAAAACGCTCGTAAACACTTCCATCGCTGAAAAAGCATCAAAGTAG
- the metK gene encoding methionine adenosyltransferase, whose translation MSTKRRLFTSESVTEGHPDKICDQISDSILDAILTNDPNARVACETSVTTGLVLVAGEITTNTYVDIPKIVRETIREIGYTRAKYGFDAETCAVLTSIDEQSADIAQGVDQALEAREGQMTDEEIDAIGAGDQGLMFGFACNETKELMPLPISLAHKISRRLTEVRKEEILPYLRPDGKTQVTVEYDENDKPVRIDTIVISTQHHPEVTLEQIQRNLKEYVIDPVVPKELIDEQTKYFINPTGRFVIGGPQGDAGLTGRKIIVDTYGGYARHGGGAFSGKDATKVDRSAAYAARYVAKNIVAAGLAEKCEVQLAYAIGVAKPVSISVDTFGTGKVSEDVLIDVVSNNFDLRPAGIIKMLDLRRPIYKQTAAYGHFGRNDIDLPWERTNKADALKAEALGE comes from the coding sequence ATGTCAACTAAACGTCGTCTGTTTACATCTGAGTCCGTAACCGAAGGACATCCAGATAAAATTTGTGACCAAATCTCTGATTCAATTCTTGATGCAATTCTTACCAACGATCCGAATGCACGTGTAGCGTGTGAAACATCTGTTACAACGGGTCTTGTGCTCGTTGCCGGTGAAATCACTACGAATACGTATGTCGATATTCCGAAAATCGTTCGTGAAACGATCCGTGAAATCGGTTATACCCGTGCGAAATACGGCTTTGATGCTGAAACATGTGCTGTTCTTACTTCCATTGATGAGCAGTCTGCTGATATCGCTCAAGGTGTCGATCAGGCCCTTGAAGCCCGTGAAGGTCAAATGACGGATGAAGAAATCGATGCAATCGGTGCAGGTGACCAAGGGTTGATGTTCGGATTTGCTTGTAATGAAACGAAAGAGCTTATGCCTCTTCCGATTTCCCTTGCACACAAAATCTCCCGTCGATTAACGGAAGTTCGTAAAGAAGAGATCCTTCCTTACCTTCGTCCGGATGGGAAAACACAAGTAACCGTTGAATACGATGAAAATGATAAGCCGGTTCGCATCGACACGATCGTTATCTCGACTCAGCATCACCCTGAAGTGACGCTTGAGCAAATTCAACGTAACCTGAAAGAATATGTCATCGACCCGGTTGTACCGAAAGAACTAATCGATGAACAGACTAAATACTTCATCAACCCGACTGGCCGCTTTGTAATCGGTGGACCACAAGGTGATGCAGGACTTACAGGACGTAAAATCATCGTTGACACATACGGCGGATACGCCCGTCACGGTGGCGGTGCCTTCTCTGGTAAGGATGCAACGAAAGTGGACCGTTCTGCAGCCTATGCAGCGCGCTATGTAGCGAAGAACATCGTGGCAGCTGGACTTGCTGAGAAATGTGAAGTTCAATTGGCGTATGCAATCGGTGTGGCGAAGCCCGTATCCATCTCCGTTGATACATTTGGAACAGGGAAAGTTTCAGAAGATGTATTAATTGACGTGGTCAGCAATAACTTTGACCTGCGTCCTGCAGGAATCATCAAAATGCTGGACCTTCGTCGTCCGATCTACAAACAGACAGCTGCTTACGGACACTTCGGCCGTAACGACATCGATCTTCCTTGGGAACGCACGAACAAAGCGGATGCGTTGAAAGCAGAAGCACTGGGCGAATAA
- a CDS encoding ABC transporter ATP-binding protein yields the protein MNFLSIDSVHHTYFSPKTATHALTDISLQVGEGEFVSFIGPSGCGKTTLLSIVAGLIKPTEGTVTLHNKPIRNMKKKLGYMLQQDYLFPWKTIEENIFLGLAIMGNLTEDKRKEAHALLREMGLEGVETSYPRELSGGMRQRVALIRTLITEPQLLLLDEPFSALDYQTKLKLEDLVFSTLKSFGKTAILVTHDIGEAISMSDRIILFGSKPGRVHIIFEVPQLLKGLMPFEVRNHEAYPEFFQTIWKELENLESRID from the coding sequence GTGAACTTTCTATCGATTGATTCCGTCCACCACACCTACTTCTCACCGAAAACGGCCACCCATGCCCTCACAGACATATCATTGCAAGTAGGAGAAGGTGAATTCGTCTCGTTCATCGGTCCATCGGGATGCGGAAAGACGACGCTGCTTTCCATTGTTGCCGGCCTCATCAAGCCGACAGAAGGAACCGTCACCCTACACAATAAGCCCATAAGAAATATGAAGAAGAAACTGGGATATATGCTTCAGCAGGACTATCTGTTTCCTTGGAAGACGATTGAAGAGAACATTTTTCTCGGATTGGCCATTATGGGGAACCTGACAGAGGATAAAAGAAAAGAAGCACATGCCTTATTGAGGGAAATGGGTCTTGAGGGTGTAGAGACCTCTTACCCCCGGGAATTGTCAGGGGGTATGCGTCAACGGGTCGCACTGATCCGGACACTCATCACCGAGCCTCAACTGCTTCTCCTGGATGAACCTTTCTCTGCACTTGATTATCAAACGAAATTAAAGTTGGAGGATCTGGTGTTTTCCACTTTGAAATCCTTCGGGAAAACGGCCATCCTCGTCACTCATGATATCGGGGAAGCGATCTCCATGAGTGACCGCATCATTTTATTCGGTTCAAAACCGGGGCGTGTCCATATTATATTCGAGGTACCACAACTGTTAAAGGGATTGATGCCCTTCGAGGTCAGAAACCACGAAGCCTATCCGGAATTTTTCCAAACGATTTGGAAGGAGCTTGAGAACCTTGAATCAAGAATCGATTAA
- a CDS encoding gamma carbonic anhydrase family protein, which yields MLYPYYDKKPVIAHSAFIADYVTISGDVEIGEESSIWFNTVIRGDVAPTKIGDKVNIQDNSILHQSPNNPLILEDEVTVGHGVILHSCKIRKKALIGMGSIILDNAEIGEGAFIGAGSLVPQGKVIPPNTLAFGRPAKVVRELNEHDISEMKRISREYAEKGQYYKSIKPF from the coding sequence ATGCTCTATCCGTATTATGATAAAAAACCCGTCATCGCACATTCGGCTTTCATCGCCGATTATGTGACCATCTCAGGGGACGTCGAGATCGGTGAAGAATCGAGTATCTGGTTCAATACCGTCATCAGGGGGGATGTCGCTCCCACTAAGATCGGTGATAAAGTAAATATACAGGATAACTCCATTCTCCATCAGAGTCCAAATAACCCTCTTATCCTTGAAGATGAAGTGACTGTCGGCCATGGGGTGATCTTACATAGCTGCAAAATCAGGAAAAAGGCATTGATCGGCATGGGTTCCATCATCCTCGATAATGCCGAAATCGGCGAAGGAGCGTTCATCGGAGCCGGAAGCCTTGTCCCCCAGGGGAAGGTCATCCCGCCTAATACCCTCGCCTTCGGACGACCGGCCAAAGTCGTGAGGGAGCTCAATGAGCACGATATCAGTGAAATGAAGCGCATCTCCCGGGAATACGCTGAAAAAGGACAGTATTATAAGAGTATCAAACCGTTTTAA
- a CDS encoding phage holin family protein: MLSLEKSLLFVGSGLSALILNLFGEWDMLITFLLIAVTLDYFTGMIASGIEGKLSSKFGIKGIGRKVLIFSLVTVAHLIDTILTNQHFIRNATIIFYLCNELISIIENVGRAGVPVPGFLRKAVEVLKKKSK, from the coding sequence ATGCTTTCATTGGAGAAAAGCTTGCTGTTCGTTGGGTCGGGACTCAGTGCCCTTATTCTTAATTTATTCGGAGAGTGGGACATGTTGATTACATTTCTGTTGATCGCCGTGACCCTCGATTATTTCACGGGGATGATTGCAAGCGGGATCGAAGGAAAGCTTTCAAGCAAATTCGGTATAAAGGGGATCGGCCGGAAAGTGCTGATTTTCTCGCTTGTCACCGTTGCTCACCTTATTGATACTATACTAACAAATCAACACTTTATTCGTAATGCGACGATTATTTTTTATTTATGTAATGAGTTGATTTCAATCATTGAGAATGTCGGGAGAGCCGGGGTACCTGTACCGGGATTTTTACGAAAAGCGGTTGAAGTGTTGAAGAAGAAATCCAAGTGA
- the ytzI gene encoding YtzI protein, whose translation MMSMTLVLIIAVVICILVIFVSALTTSKAYTTVKHTVDPLENNPHLEQMKQDEEKEHKE comes from the coding sequence ATGATGTCAATGACTCTAGTTCTGATTATTGCGGTTGTCATATGTATCCTGGTGATTTTCGTCAGTGCCCTTACCACGTCCAAAGCCTATACAACCGTTAAGCATACAGTTGATCCACTCGAAAACAATCCTCACCTCGAACAGATGAAACAGGACGAGGAAAAGGAACATAAAGAGTAA
- a CDS encoding DUF2584 domain-containing protein, with translation MGMGLELNTMIVTKGKEVRKEENLFQLQKDGYRLYPMHVPIDVKKTKHSNPSGFGRIEKMEWKDEKTTIVYRLISLNSTN, from the coding sequence ATGGGCATGGGTCTGGAATTGAATACGATGATTGTGACAAAAGGAAAAGAAGTGAGAAAAGAAGAGAATCTGTTTCAGCTTCAAAAGGACGGATACCGCCTATATCCGATGCATGTTCCCATAGATGTGAAAAAAACGAAGCACAGTAATCCGAGTGGTTTTGGAAGAATTGAAAAAATGGAGTGGAAGGATGAGAAGACGACGATCGTCTACAGGTTGATTTCCCTCAATTCCACCAATTAA
- a CDS encoding prolyl oligopeptidase family serine peptidase has product MKNGMIVKKTLFPSPNPHVELYEITYISSGLRVKGLLAEPVLKGTYDGFLYLRGGIKGVGMVRPARIAQFASHGFIVFAPYYRGNLGGEGNEDFAGDDREDAVAGVELLKDHSRVAKNRIHVFGFSRGGVMALMAGIESRDVRSIVTWGGVSDMFLTYDERKDMRRMMKRVIGGSPNKVPERYEWRTPLYSLEHLEAPVLIIHGEKDQNVSVEHAYRLEKRLKELGKRVSSHYFKEFTHYFPPRKNQEIVSLLCSWMKNQ; this is encoded by the coding sequence ATGAAGAACGGAATGATCGTGAAGAAAACGTTGTTTCCCTCTCCGAACCCACATGTCGAATTATATGAAATCACCTATATATCCTCGGGACTGAGGGTGAAGGGCTTATTGGCTGAGCCTGTCTTAAAGGGTACATACGACGGTTTCCTTTATTTAAGAGGAGGGATCAAAGGTGTCGGCATGGTCAGGCCAGCCAGGATTGCTCAGTTCGCATCACACGGATTCATCGTGTTTGCTCCCTATTACAGGGGGAACCTGGGGGGAGAAGGGAATGAGGATTTCGCCGGGGATGACCGGGAGGATGCTGTTGCAGGAGTGGAACTGTTGAAAGATCATTCCCGGGTCGCAAAGAATCGTATCCATGTATTCGGCTTCTCGAGGGGCGGGGTCATGGCCCTGATGGCAGGGATCGAGTCGAGGGACGTGAGGTCCATCGTCACATGGGGAGGCGTGTCGGATATGTTCTTGACGTATGATGAACGAAAGGACATGCGGAGAATGATGAAGAGGGTGATCGGGGGAAGTCCGAATAAAGTGCCCGAACGATACGAATGGAGAACTCCCCTGTATTCACTTGAACATCTTGAGGCCCCGGTCTTGATCATCCATGGGGAAAAAGATCAGAACGTTTCCGTCGAGCATGCATATAGATTAGAAAAAAGATTGAAGGAGCTCGGGAAGAGGGTTTCGTCCCATTATTTCAAAGAGTTTACGCACTACTTTCCGCCCCGGAAGAATCAAGAGATCGTTTCCCTCCTCTGTTCATGGATGAAAAATCAATAA
- a CDS encoding GNAT family N-acetyltransferase: MIRQLTEKDHDVCQQLIQQQPAENLFIIGDIEAFGYEQDFQKIWGDFDEEGNLRGILLKYRENFIPFSMGEFDAEGFAAIINETEDYSIVSGLKRIVTEVEPFLSREIHSKRHMHYAKCDSTSSMEDRDLPHVKEASFTDLPQLVELLNAIPEFSGGDFTVEKRKHGMEKGVARSYYVEVDGKFVSSASTTAENSMSAMIVAVCTHPEYKKKGYATGCMTKLCRDVLNEGKELCLFYDNPEAGKIYKRIGFKDIGYWSMYKFK, from the coding sequence ATGATCAGACAGCTTACAGAGAAAGATCATGACGTATGTCAGCAGCTCATTCAGCAGCAGCCTGCTGAGAACTTGTTCATCATCGGGGACATTGAAGCCTTTGGGTATGAACAGGATTTCCAGAAGATTTGGGGAGATTTTGATGAGGAAGGAAATCTCAGAGGGATTCTTCTCAAATACCGTGAAAACTTCATCCCTTTTTCCATGGGGGAATTTGACGCAGAGGGCTTTGCCGCCATTATCAACGAGACGGAAGACTACAGCATCGTTTCAGGACTAAAACGGATTGTCACTGAAGTTGAACCCTTTTTATCCAGGGAAATCCATTCGAAAAGACATATGCATTATGCCAAATGTGACAGTACATCCTCCATGGAAGACCGGGACCTGCCGCATGTGAAAGAAGCTTCTTTCACCGATTTACCGCAACTTGTGGAGCTATTGAACGCTATCCCGGAATTCAGCGGAGGAGACTTTACCGTAGAGAAGAGAAAGCATGGGATGGAAAAAGGGGTTGCCCGCAGTTATTATGTAGAAGTGGACGGAAAGTTCGTTTCTTCCGCTTCCACAACGGCGGAGAACAGCATGTCCGCCATGATTGTCGCCGTATGCACACATCCTGAATATAAGAAAAAGGGCTACGCCACCGGGTGCATGACAAAGCTTTGCCGTGACGTGTTAAATGAAGGAAAAGAACTATGCCTTTTTTATGATAATCCTGAAGCAGGAAAAATTTATAAGCGTATCGGCTTTAAAGATATTGGTTATTGGTCTATGTATAAATTCAAATAA
- a CDS encoding biotin transporter BioY: protein MNGEKLRMIIHCAIFAAMTGIFAQIEIPLPLVPISGQTLAVGITATILGSRYGALSLICYAALGAVGVPVFAGFSGGAQVLVGPTGGYIFGFIIAAYFTGLILEKTRFTIPMAMIANTVGMIITLILGTIQLKFVADLGWSQAMAAGVYPFIVVGLIKAFLASWIGITVRKRLVQAKLIQNRNVAA, encoded by the coding sequence ATGAATGGAGAAAAACTGCGGATGATCATTCACTGTGCCATCTTTGCTGCCATGACAGGAATTTTCGCACAGATTGAAATACCACTGCCACTCGTTCCCATCAGCGGCCAAACCCTGGCAGTAGGGATCACGGCTACGATTCTTGGAAGCAGATACGGGGCGCTGTCCTTGATTTGCTATGCGGCACTCGGCGCGGTAGGGGTCCCGGTGTTTGCCGGTTTCAGTGGAGGAGCACAGGTCCTGGTCGGTCCGACGGGAGGCTATATCTTCGGATTTATCATTGCGGCTTACTTCACGGGACTCATTCTTGAAAAAACGAGATTTACGATTCCCATGGCGATGATCGCCAACACGGTCGGCATGATCATCACGTTGATCCTTGGGACCATCCAACTGAAATTCGTGGCGGATCTCGGCTGGAGTCAGGCGATGGCAGCGGGGGTTTATCCATTTATCGTCGTCGGACTTATTAAAGCATTCCTGGCAAGCTGGATTGGAATCACCGTAAGAAAACGATTGGTACAGGCGAAATTGATCCAGAACCGGAACGTGGCAGCATAA
- a CDS encoding DUF6154 family protein, giving the protein MKLIEEIYEMYRGRIKGTDEDLDLIALTILEDTSRNELLEMIQEMETEELQYFFRLYIFETLKEKWSNSEERVRLEKKSLH; this is encoded by the coding sequence ATGAAGTTGATCGAAGAGATTTATGAAATGTACCGTGGAAGAATCAAAGGTACCGACGAAGACTTAGACCTCATTGCCCTTACAATCTTAGAAGATACATCCAGGAACGAATTATTGGAAATGATCCAGGAAATGGAAACAGAAGAATTACAATACTTCTTCCGCTTATACATATTCGAAACATTGAAAGAAAAATGGTCCAACAGCGAAGAACGGGTGAGGTTGGAGAAGAAAAGTTTACATTAA
- the pckA gene encoding phosphoenolpyruvate carboxykinase (ATP): protein MNSVSMSNELTELLNGQNIQEQLSVSQLVEKVLQRNEGVLTSSGAVRAETGKYTGRSPKDKFIVEEPTTKDKIEWGSVNQPISSESFDKLYTKVISYLKEKEEVFSFKGFAGADPKHRLPIQVINELAWHNLFAHQLFIRPKTEELKDHQSEFTVISAPNFKADPEVDGTHSETFIIVSFEKRIVLIGGTEYAGEMKKSIFSVMNYVLPESDILSMHCSSNVGREGDVALFFGLSGTGKTTLSADPNRRLIGDDEHGWSPNGVFNIEGGCYAKCIGLTREKEPQIFDAIRFGSVLENVVLDDMSRIADYDDNTLTENTRAAYPLQAMENIVEPSIAGHPNTIVFLTADAFGVLPPISKLTKEQAMYHFLSGYTSKLAGTERGITSPQATFSTCFGSPFLPLPATRYAEMLGKKIDEHNAQVFLVNTGWTGGEYGVGNRMKLSYTRAMIQAALEGELTNVETATDEIFGLNIPVHVPGVPDEVLQPKKTWSNESAYEVKAKELAHKFNENFKKFSNVPSDIEEKGGPAVK from the coding sequence ATGAATTCAGTGAGCATGTCTAATGAATTAACAGAATTACTTAACGGTCAAAACATTCAGGAACAATTATCTGTTTCTCAACTAGTCGAAAAGGTCCTTCAACGAAATGAAGGCGTTTTAACATCATCAGGTGCAGTCAGAGCAGAAACTGGTAAATACACAGGACGCTCTCCTAAAGATAAATTTATTGTGGAAGAACCAACGACGAAGGATAAAATCGAGTGGGGTTCTGTCAATCAACCGATCTCTTCGGAATCATTCGATAAATTATATACGAAAGTCATCTCATACTTAAAAGAAAAAGAAGAAGTTTTCTCATTTAAAGGGTTCGCAGGCGCCGACCCAAAACATAGACTGCCGATTCAAGTGATCAATGAGCTCGCCTGGCATAATCTGTTTGCACACCAATTATTCATCCGCCCGAAAACAGAAGAGTTGAAGGATCATCAATCCGAGTTCACCGTGATTTCAGCCCCGAACTTCAAAGCTGACCCTGAAGTCGACGGCACTCACTCCGAAACGTTCATCATCGTTTCATTCGAAAAACGGATCGTATTGATCGGCGGTACGGAATATGCCGGTGAAATGAAGAAATCGATCTTCTCAGTCATGAACTATGTACTTCCTGAATCCGACATCCTTTCCATGCACTGCTCATCGAACGTCGGTCGTGAAGGCGATGTAGCATTGTTCTTCGGATTGTCCGGTACAGGGAAAACGACTTTATCCGCAGATCCCAACCGCCGCTTGATCGGTGATGATGAGCACGGCTGGTCACCGAATGGCGTATTCAATATTGAAGGCGGCTGCTATGCTAAGTGCATCGGGCTTACACGCGAAAAAGAACCTCAGATCTTTGATGCGATCCGTTTCGGTTCCGTCCTTGAAAATGTCGTTCTTGATGATATGTCCCGCATTGCGGATTATGATGATAACACTTTAACAGAAAACACGCGTGCTGCCTACCCCCTTCAAGCGATGGAAAACATCGTGGAGCCAAGTATCGCAGGACACCCAAATACGATTGTATTCTTAACAGCTGATGCATTCGGCGTATTACCTCCGATCAGCAAGCTGACAAAAGAACAGGCGATGTATCATTTCCTAAGCGGATATACATCGAAGCTTGCAGGTACAGAGCGTGGGATCACGTCACCACAGGCAACATTCTCGACATGCTTCGGTTCACCGTTCCTTCCGCTTCCTGCCACTCGTTATGCAGAGATGCTTGGTAAGAAGATCGATGAGCACAATGCACAGGTATTCCTTGTGAACACCGGTTGGACCGGCGGAGAATACGGAGTCGGGAATCGAATGAAGCTTTCCTACACCCGCGCCATGATCCAGGCAGCCCTTGAGGGTGAGCTTACGAATGTCGAAACGGCAACAGACGAGATCTTCGGCCTGAACATCCCGGTTCACGTTCCTGGTGTTCCAGACGAAGTGCTTCAACCTAAGAAGACATGGTCCAATGAATCGGCCTATGAAGTAAAAGCAAAAGAACTTGCTCACAAATTCAACGAGAACTTCAAGAAATTCTCGAACGTTCCTTCAGACATCGAGGAAAAAGGCGGCCCTGCCGTTAAATAA
- a CDS encoding lmo0937 family membrane protein — translation MLWTIIGILLVLWLLGLIFKIGGAVIHVLLIIAVVVFLFNRITGRKKGL, via the coding sequence ATGCTTTGGACCATCATCGGAATCTTATTAGTTCTCTGGTTACTAGGATTGATCTTTAAAATCGGTGGAGCCGTCATCCATGTTCTACTGATCATCGCCGTTGTCGTATTCTTATTCAACAGAATCACCGGCCGTAAAAAAGGGCTCTAA
- the ytkD gene encoding RNA deprotection pyrophosphohydrolase translates to MERFIDENGKRVELSFQKGQFQQKSCHVLVICRYNGRWLLTRHKKRGLEFPGGKREKGETLEEAAVRETFEETGGVIKEPLFIGEYKVFDHTPFVKTIFFAEAEEMIQKDDYLETEGSVLWDGDFSHIHEDPSFSFIMKDRVVESALKRVRDLDLMT, encoded by the coding sequence ATGGAACGGTTTATAGATGAAAATGGAAAGAGAGTGGAATTATCCTTTCAAAAGGGGCAGTTTCAACAGAAGTCCTGCCATGTCCTTGTGATTTGTCGTTATAATGGCCGATGGTTATTGACCCGCCATAAAAAAAGGGGTCTCGAGTTTCCAGGGGGGAAGAGGGAAAAGGGGGAGACCCTAGAGGAAGCTGCGGTCCGCGAAACGTTTGAAGAGACGGGGGGAGTGATCAAAGAGCCTCTCTTTATTGGGGAATATAAGGTGTTTGATCACACTCCGTTTGTCAAAACGATTTTCTTCGCGGAAGCAGAAGAGATGATCCAAAAAGATGATTACCTGGAAACAGAAGGATCCGTGCTTTGGGACGGTGATTTTTCACACATTCACGAAGACCCTTCCTTTAGCTTCATTATGAAGGATCGGGTGGTGGAATCAGCACTGAAAAGAGTGAGGGACCTCGATCTTATGACTTGA
- a CDS encoding ABC transporter permease → MNQESIKQKHQEYIQSLKREQRWVWFYQALIFTVFFSLWEIASRNSWVDPLIFSSPSKIWKLFIVKLGDGSLLANLSVTLGETVIGFILGTLLGTLLAALLWWSPFLSKVLDPYLVILNAMPKVALGPILIVGLGPGFTSIIAMGTVISVIITTIVVYTSFREVDPNYLKVMQTFGAKRGQMFKEVILPASFPTIISTLKVNVGLSWVGVIVGEFLVSAKGLGYMIIYGFQVFNFTLVLLSLLVIAVFATIMYKLVEQLEKKWIKS, encoded by the coding sequence TTGAATCAAGAATCGATTAAACAAAAACACCAGGAATACATTCAATCCTTGAAACGTGAGCAGCGATGGGTCTGGTTTTATCAAGCCCTTATCTTCACCGTCTTCTTCTCACTGTGGGAGATTGCCAGTCGGAACAGCTGGGTGGACCCCCTTATCTTCAGTTCACCTTCGAAGATATGGAAGCTGTTCATCGTGAAGTTGGGGGATGGGAGCCTTTTAGCCAATCTGTCTGTGACCCTGGGTGAAACCGTCATCGGGTTCATCCTCGGCACCCTGCTCGGGACACTGCTTGCCGCTTTACTTTGGTGGTCACCGTTTCTCTCGAAGGTACTGGACCCTTATCTTGTCATCCTGAACGCCATGCCTAAGGTCGCCCTCGGACCGATCTTGATTGTCGGGCTCGGACCGGGCTTCACGTCCATCATTGCCATGGGGACCGTCATCTCTGTCATCATCACTACCATCGTCGTCTATACTTCCTTTAGGGAAGTCGATCCGAACTACTTGAAGGTGATGCAGACATTCGGGGCGAAACGGGGACAGATGTTTAAAGAAGTCATCCTTCCCGCTTCCTTCCCTACCATCATTTCGACCTTGAAGGTCAATGTAGGGCTATCGTGGGTCGGTGTCATCGTAGGTGAATTCCTTGTGTCCGCCAAAGGTCTCGGATACATGATCATTTACGGATTCCAGGTCTTCAACTTCACCCTTGTCCTTCTCTCCCTTCTCGTCATTGCCGTATTCGCCACCATTATGTATAAGCTCGTGGAGCAGCTCGAGAAGAAATGGATCAAGTCATAA